In Pseudorasbora parva isolate DD20220531a chromosome 20, ASM2467924v1, whole genome shotgun sequence, a single window of DNA contains:
- the alg10 gene encoding dol-P-Glc:Glc(2)Man(9)GlcNAc(2)-PP-Dol alpha-1,2-glucosyltransferase, with translation MERFEVYIFTALCSINFLVSCLLFSKITREQRDPYMDEIFHVPQAQKYCDGKFNEWDPMITTLPGLYLASVGLIRPMVWLADLKGRVVCSTAMLRFINLLFNSGNLYIIYLIICRLHIKDKSRSGSRRMFSALSLSTFPVLYFFTFLYYTDSGSTFFTLFMYLMALYGSHKAAALLGICAILFRQTNVIWVAFCAGTVVAQKMDETWRTEQSKKRDEKSPSQVPLTINGAMRVMRFLLEFLKTPNNIKAVFLSTWSYIAVAVLFVVFTVLNDGIVVGDRSSHEACLNFPQIFYFLSFTLIFSLPTSLSYQRVVRFLQSLRKQPLLYAVLMASFLFLVWKFTFVHKYLLADNRHFPFYVWKNIFQRHDLVRFLLVPGYAFATWNFLDTLRSKSLFWCLVFCTCLVAATVPQKLLEFRYFIIPYLFYRVHVPIPSLPRLLLEFSLYTAVNAATVYLFIYKTFQWPDSTAAQRFMW, from the exons ATGGAGAGATTTGAGGTTTATATCTTCACAGCTCTGTGCAGCATTAACTTTCTCGTATCCTGCCTTCTGTTCTCTAAAATCACACGGGAACAGAGAGATCCGTACATGGATGAGATATTCCATGTCCCTCAAGCGCAGAAGTACTGTGACGGGAAGTTTAATGAG TGGGATCCGATGATCACCACTCTCCCTGGGCTGTATCTGGCGTCAGTGGGTCTGATCAGGCCGATGGTTTGGCTGGCGGATCTGAAGGGCAGGGTGGTTTGCTCGACTGCCATGCTGAGATTCATCAATCTGCTATTTAATAGTGGGAATCTCTACATCATCTATCTTATCATCTGCAGGCTGCACATCAAAGATAAG tCCCGTTCTGGCTCTCGTAGAATGTTCTCAGCCCTGTCTCTGTCCACATTCCCCGTGCTGTACTTCTTCACGTTCCTGTATTACACTGACTCCGGCTCCACATTCTTCACCCTCTTCATGTACCTCATGGCTCTGTACGGAAGCCACAAAGCGGCGGCGCTTCTCGGCATCTGCGCCATCCTCTTCCGCCAGACAAACGTCATCTGGGTGGCCTTCTGTGCTGGCACTGTGGTGGCTCAAAAAATGGACGAGACCTGGCGAACTGAACAATCGAAGAAGCGAGATGAAAAATCACCCTCTCAGGTCCCTCTAACCATCAATGGGGCGATGAGAGTGATGCGTTTCCTGTTGGAATTCCTCAAAACGCCCAACAATATAAAAGCAGTGTTCTTGTCGACATGGTCTTACATTGCCGTAGCTGTTCTTTTCGTGGTTTTCACGGTGTTGAATGACGGAATTGTGGTTGGAGATCGCAGTAGTCACGAAGCGTGTCTGAATTTCCCTCAGATTTTCTATTTCCTGTCGTTTACTCTCATATTTTCTCTTCCTACCTCACTGAGTTACCAAAGGGTAGTCAGGTTTCTACAGTCTTTACGGAAGCAACCCTTATTGTATGCCGTGCTGATGGCGTCCTTCCTGTTTCTGGTCTGGAAATTCACATTTGTTCACAAGTACCTGCTCGCGGACAACCGGCACTTTCCGTTCTATGTATGGAAAAATATCTTCCAGAGACATGACCTTGTCCGTTTCCTGTTAGTCCCCGGATATGCGTTCGCAACATGGAACTTTCTAGATACTTTGAGGTCCAAGTCGCTGTTCTGGTGTCTGGTGTTCTGCACTTGTCTCGTGGCGGCAACCGTTCCGCAAAAACTCTTGGAGTTTCGATATTTCATCATCCCGTATCTGTTCTATCGCGTTCACGTCCCTATCCCATCTTTACCCAGACTGCTGCTTGAGTTTAGCCTCTATACGGCAGTTAATGCAGCTACAGTTTATTTATTCATCTATAAAACATTTCAGTGGCCCGACAGTACGGCTGCGCAGAGATTCATGTGGTGA